Genomic segment of Pseudalkalibacillus hwajinpoensis:
CCGTAATACGGCACTATAATCATTAAAATCCTCGTACTCCGCTTCTTTGGAAGGTGAAATGACCTGTATATTAACCTGATGTCCTAGTTTTATTTTCATACCTTTTCGTGCCTTTTCTAAGGTAATGTCTTTTTTCTTCAATACCTTTAAGAGGGACTTATAGTGAACTGTTGGATAAGAAACATCGGGCATCATCACAGTTTTTACATCGAAATTTTCTATCACATCATCCATCCCACCAATATGGTCATGATGAGGATGCGTCGCCACAATATAATCTAATTGGCTAATGCCTAGCTTCTTTATATAATTTGAAACCGTTTCTCCATCACCATTATCTCCTGCATCGACTAGCACAGCTTTTTCTCCATACGTGATTAAAATGCTATCAGCCTGTCCCACATCAATAAAATGAACTTCAACCACATTTGATTGAGCTGTCACATCATAAGGCATCAATAATAAGATAAGAAGGGAAATAGAAAGAAACCTAATGAATTTCATAATGATTCCTCCAACGCTTTACTTGTTATTAGTATGTACCTTCCTATCTGATCTAAAAGCAATATTAACTTATTTTGACTTCTCAATTTGTGGATCATCTGAGTGAAAATAACAGCGTTCAATCGCATAGCCAAACTATAAGAAAAAAGCTCCCCTTTTCGGGAAGCTTATGAATGAATTTCTTCTTTTCGGAAGAAGCTTTTCATTGCGTGATAGACGTCTTTCTTTTCTTTTAGGATATAATGCCTAAATTTAGGATCATGTATATTTTTGTAGGCACTCATCAGGGTGGAGTGGCGATTATAAGCATTAACTTCTCCATACCCAAACATGTTCGAGACCTTCATAATTTGATTGACCAGTTTCACACATCTTGTATTGTCTGACGTCAGGTTATCGCCATCTGAGAAATGGAATGGGTAAATGTTGTAACGTGCTGGAGAATACTTCTCATCAATGAGTTCAAGCGCTTTGCGATAAGCTGATGAGCAAATTGTTCCGCCGCTTTCTCCTTTTGAAAAAAAATCGTCTTCAGTGACGACTTTTGCTTCTGTATGATGAGCAATAAACTCAATCTCCACTGTTTCGTATTTCGATCGTAAGAAACGTGACATCCAGAAGAAAAAGCTTCTTGCCATATATTTCTCCCATTTTCCCATCGAACCACTTGTATCCATCATGGCTAAAACGACAGCTTTAGATTCGCGCTTAATTTCTTCATTCCATGTTTTGAAGCGTAGATCATCTTGATAAATCGGTGCAATTGATGGTGTTCCACTAATTGCATTTCTCTTATACGCTGATAGAATTGTTCTTTTCTTATCAATATTACCCATAAGTCCAGTTTTTCGAATATCATTAAATTCTACTTTCTTTTTCACTACGTCGGCTGTTTCTTTTTCACGTAAATTCGGCAGTTCCAGTTCTTTAAATAAAATATCCTGCAGTTCTACCAGAGAAACTTCTGCTTCATAATAATCTTCTCCTGGCTGATCTCCAGCCCCTTCACCTTTACCGGCCCCAGGCTGTTTTTCCCCAGAACCATCTCTTGCCACAACGTCTCCCACCTGGCTATCGCCTTCACCTTGCCCAACATGCTTAGACTTATCATAGTTATAACGAATTTTATACTCATCAAGTGAACGTATTGGTATTTTAATGACATCTCGACCGTTAGATAAAATAATGTTCTCTTCACTGATGAGATCCGGGAGATTGTTTTGGATAGCATCTTGAACTTTTTCGGCATGGCGTTGTTGATCCTGATAGCCTTTTCGGTGGAGGGACCAATTCTCCTGAGAGACGACGAAATTGTTGGAGTCCTTGTCTTTCATGCCTTATTTCCCTCCTAAAAAAATTAAATTTCTATCGAAAATTTATTCAATGATCGATGATCGCTCATGATGTTAGTTCAGAAACTTAACCCTAATGTGGACATCCTTCGGCTGCGTTGAATAGTATACTTTATCCTATGCAAATACAAGCGATAATTGACAATTAATTCTGACAAATGCAGCTTTTATTGCTCCAACTACTCGAATTGGACGACTTTCATCCGTTTATACTTATGTTTTATCCTTCTCAGTCTATATTCAAAAAAAAACTCCCTTATTGGGAGTTACTCTGTTTCGTTTTCCTTTTTGTGTTGAATCGGATCTGGACGTTTACCCTTTTTCTTAATCTCATCATTTGTGTCTAGCTCTTCCATCTCTTTACCGAGTTCGGCCATCTCTTTTTCATTCATCGCCATTGAACTGTTCTCAGGTTTTTCTTTATGATCCGCCATTTTGAATCACCTCAATATTAATAGTACCCCGATTCCCTTCCTTAATAACCATATTTAGTTTATTTTTGGAAAGTGAAATCAATTTTCTCAAGTGGCCAGTAGCGTAGATTTACTTCCCCTACTACTTGATTCATTGGTACGAAACCAATATGCCTGCTATCATAGCTATGTCTTCGGTTATCCCCCATGAGAAATAAATATCCCTCGGGCACCTCTGATTTTCCAGTTTTATCTTCAAGATGGAAATTCTCAGTGAGGTTCCCGTTAAAAATATCTTTCTTATAACGCTCAAGATAAGGTTCTTTTATTTTCTCACCATTCACATATAAAACATCATTTTTATATTCGATCGTATCTCCTGGAAGACCAATAACTCTCTTAATATAGTCTTCTTCTTCATTCGCATGAAATACAACAAGATCAAATCGATCAGGCTCTGAGACTTCATAACCAATTTTATTAATAATTAAACGATTCCCATCTTGGATCGTTGG
This window contains:
- a CDS encoding ComEC/Rec2 family competence protein; the encoded protein is MKFIRFLSISLLILLLMPYDVTAQSNVVEVHFIDVGQADSILITYGEKAVLVDAGDNGDGETVSNYIKKLGISQLDYIVATHPHHDHIGGMDDVIENFDVKTVMMPDVSYPTVHYKSLLKVLKKKDITLEKARKGMKIKLGHQVNIQVISPSKEAEYEDFNDYSAVLRLSHKENSFLLMGDAGVEVEKQMLEKVKRKQIKSDVLKMGHHGASSATSETFLKAVTPETAVISVGKNNRYDFPDENVIQRLNEHHISVLRTDEIGTIIATSDGENIVFHTDNNLISHKKDK
- the yhbH gene encoding sporulation protein YhbH, with amino-acid sequence MKDKDSNNFVVSQENWSLHRKGYQDQQRHAEKVQDAIQNNLPDLISEENIILSNGRDVIKIPIRSLDEYKIRYNYDKSKHVGQGEGDSQVGDVVARDGSGEKQPGAGKGEGAGDQPGEDYYEAEVSLVELQDILFKELELPNLREKETADVVKKKVEFNDIRKTGLMGNIDKKRTILSAYKRNAISGTPSIAPIYQDDLRFKTWNEEIKRESKAVVLAMMDTSGSMGKWEKYMARSFFFWMSRFLRSKYETVEIEFIAHHTEAKVVTEDDFFSKGESGGTICSSAYRKALELIDEKYSPARYNIYPFHFSDGDNLTSDNTRCVKLVNQIMKVSNMFGYGEVNAYNRHSTLMSAYKNIHDPKFRHYILKEKKDVYHAMKSFFRKEEIHS
- the lepB gene encoding signal peptidase I, with amino-acid sequence MKKERNPLWEWIKAFSIAVVLAIVIREFLITNYVVHGESMMPTIQDGNRLIINKIGYEVSEPDRFDLVVFHANEEEDYIKRVIGLPGDTIEYKNDVLYVNGEKIKEPYLERYKKDIFNGNLTENFHLEDKTGKSEVPEGYLFLMGDNRRHSYDSRHIGFVPMNQVVGEVNLRYWPLEKIDFTFQK